GGAGGCATTGCCGCGGAGGGGAATATGATCGGGCCATCATGCTCCTCAGGGATTACATTCTGGCTTCCGATCTGGCTAATTATTTCAAgttagtgatatttttttaaaggataaGACAGTGGATCTGGTGCATCTATAGTTATTTTCTAGAAAGACGCTAGGTAAGGTGGCTACAAGTCAGTAAGCAAATCTCATAATAATATTGCGGTTtggaaaaattatagaagaattatttttactatttttcgtTATAGAAGATTTTTTGTATACTATTGACTCGTATGACTACGGAAGTCATAAAGAAAAACAGTGctcaaacatttaaatttgtcataatttctaaaaatattttcaagaacaCTGGTTTCATTTAGGAACCTGAACGAGTTTAAATCAATATCTCAAGATTACCAGAAAGGCAATCGGATGCATAGCGCGTGTCTTCAGGCGCTGCTCATGAACGCCGCAGACCTCAGCGATCAGCTCAAAGACTGGAACAGCGTCAAGAAGACTGCGGTTAGCTCAGCATTTCACGTCAGCAGTGGAGGCCCTTAATGACGCGAGGTCCCAGAGGAAAGCAAAGTTCCTCGGTTTTGACCGTTCCGTTGGTTAGATAATAAAATGGGGTCCTCGAAGACCTGTACGCCCGAGGACTGGAACgtttgcccggttcgcctcctcTTAAGGTCGCCTCTGCCTGTTAGTCTTATAGCTTCTATGGATGCCCAGACAGTATGATTTCGTGTCgtatttctgtatattttgttcTTGCTCATACTTATAAGTGAGATACagcatttaaaaattactttaacagGTGGTGCTGTATTATGCTAGAAAATCAGATAGTTGACGACAATCAGATTGAATGACTTTAAGATCGGGTTCAAATACCCGATACGACCTTGATCAATATCTGTAGGTGGATCCCGAAAATAATTCAATCATAAATGGTACTTTACTTAGTACGTCGATCGTTAGGCACGGGAAGTACTTTCTGATTGTTCCAATTCAGAAGGTAGCGCTTAACATTGTTTTTTGAAATTGGCTATAAGATCGTCAATTACTTTGAGCGGGTAACTGACTTTTTTATACGGCTCTCCGCGAAAGttctccactgcacctgatggtcagtggagtgAACTCTAAATAGATCATCAATTGATGAAGTATTACCCCCGTTaattaacacaattatgccggcctattcgaaactggatataaacaggctgatcctggaaggcaacacacttacgtcggccattatggtgggttttacCTATATTGtgtacagtgatcgctatcctggcggatacaAATTGGCTAGCAGTAGCAGcaagtaattgtttttgttcagGCTGCAGTATTAACGGAGTTCTTCAAGCAAGGCGACGTGGAGAAGAGTCGCGGGGACCTTCCACCTCTCATGATGGACCGGGACAAGTGCTTCATACCAGAACTCGAAATCCAGTTCCTGCAGATGACCTGCGTGCCGCTTTTTGAGTTAGCTCTATTTAAGTAACATCGAACAGCTTTAAATAGAAAGTACCTGTACTTAAATGCTTTTGCagtgatgtaaaaaaaaaaaaggtgttcATCTTTAGTATCGAAATTAGTTTCTTCGTCAAAATCCATTGCATCTGCTTGCCTCCCATTTGGACCTAAGAGGTATATAATAAAAGCCATAGCTCAATCACAATCAAATATTCAATCGATCTGTGGTCGACTACTGTGATCCTCCCTCCCAGAGCCTCCCCAAATAAGCGCCAACCATACCAGCTTTGAACAGCCCCTATCCATCTGATACCCGCCACTTGTTTCAAGTCATCGGCCTATCGTGCAGCTGGGTGTGCCATATACTACCTAAACGCAATCTCCACTCCAGCACTTGTCTGCTGTATCAcgttatttcttaaaaaacatTCAATACATCTTGATTAAGTATTTGGGTATATTCCGGTGgttgatttacattttttatgagtgtaggccactttatttcccccgccccatgtaggtaggtttatgtatgtatgtagatttctaaaatacttaatcattttccatttgtttgtattatggaaggcactaaagttaaataaactaatgaatattaaatcgaGTGAGTGTCCTCTGatatctgccgcccctaagaggcttgtgcctatacggcctatttacaaatccaggactggtgTATTGAATAATGGCGATTAAAAATGACTttaagggattaggccttagtccaccacgctggcctagtacggattggtagacttcacacactctcaaaattcctacagagaatttctcaggtatgcagttttcctcacgatattttccttcacaaagaatacacccataatttttttttttttggaaaaaggCGTTTGTATGctcttaggatttgaacctgctgtCATTGGtatcggcagttcgttccatgACTATTTATTAGAGATGGATGACTTTAATATCTATCTCTAATAAAGAGGTCCTAAACTCGTTTCCTTCAACATCTTATTTAATCTTCAATCCATCAGTTCTGTTCGATTGTACAATGACTGGTTCAAAACCACAGACTATAAAAGTAATAGAGTtggtttataaattacaaatgtgTTTTCATGTAGTAATTTGGGAAGGATAATTCCAAAGGCAACGGCGTGTGTGAAGATCATAGAGAATCACATCGAGAGATGGGACGCTGCTAAGCCAGTTTTTGCGGAAGtatgttaaaacatttgttaATTTAGCGTTTTTGTATCATTATGCAGCAATGGTAGGTAGGTATCATCGCTTCGTATATTTCACACAAACACACAAGTCGAGTGTATTCCTGTgttaggaggcgagcctatcgccacatcgagcacaaattccggCCTAtcggctgatactgagctgaaaaaccC
This portion of the Manduca sexta isolate Smith_Timp_Sample1 unplaced genomic scaffold, JHU_Msex_v1.0 HiC_scaffold_3696, whole genome shotgun sequence genome encodes:
- the LOC119193171 gene encoding cGMP-dependent 3',5'-cyclic phosphodiesterase-like, with protein sequence MMDRDKCFIPELEIQFLQMTCVPLFDNLGRIIPKATACVKIIENHIERWDAAKPVFAEVPATAGLAVLLSPELDNLIELNLKEKERLRVEGEVGEEAT